The genomic DNA ATCGCACCATATTTATTTGTCATTCATGCTTTATTAGCAGCTACTATGGATACAATCATGTATGGATTCGGCGTAGTTGGTAATATGGGTGGTGGTTTGCTAGACTTTATTGCTACAAACTGGATTCCATTAGGTCAAAATCACTGGATGACATATGTTGCACAAGTTATTATAGGTTTAATATTCTCTGCTATTTACTTCTTCGTATTTAGATTCTTAATCTTAAAATTTGATATTCCATTGCCAGGACGTCGTGCTGAAGAAGAAGTTAAATTATTCTCTAAAAAAGACTACAAAGAGAAAAAAGGCGAAGGCAGTAAGGATGAATCAGGGTTTAAACCTAGTAATGAATACGATGCAAAAGCACATTATTATTTAGAAGGTTTAGGCGGTAAAGAAAATATTAAAGATGTAACCAATTGTACAACGCGTCTACGTTTAACTGTAAATGATGAGTCTAAAGTAGAAGATAGTGGTTACTTTACACATAATCAAATGGCTCATGGCTTAGTTAAAAGTGGAAAAAATGTTCAAGTCGTAGTGGGTATGACCGTACCACAAGTTCGCGAGGCGTTTGAACATTTAGTATATGATGACAATGATAAAAAATAATTAATATAGGGAGTAGGACGTGTCATTCGAAATGAATGTCGTTCTACTCCCATTGAATTCTTGTTTATAATTAATTAAATACTTGACTAATCGTAGGAAGGGGAGTGGTACAGAATTCTTTTTAAATTCGTCGTCCCTCTCCCAACTTGCTTTGCTTGTAGAATTTCTTAGTGAAATTCTCTTTGTTGGGGCCCCGCCCGCAAGGATAACTAGAACTGAAAAAAGCTTGATTTAAGCGCATTTTCAGTTCAGTCAGCTACTGCGAATTTGCAAAATAACATTATTATATTATTTTTGTCCCACGCCCTCTTTTTAGTTGTTATGAAATATTTGCTTTATGCATAACACGTGCTTTATATGATGCTGAAAGAATATCTATATTTCTACATGCAATGGTTTGTAGTAATTTAGTGAAAATTTCAGGTGCGCAACAAACGCTAGCACAATTATTGTTCAATGTGTATTTAATATCATAATGATTAGAGAAGTATGTCATAATATCAATTACTTTGTCTTTAATGAATGCATCTTGGAGGCCATCGATTGCTAAGTCAAAACGCTTAGATGATTGATATGTTTGTTCAGTATCTAATAATGTGTTTAATCGCTTAGGAGAAAGAATTTGATAAATAGAGAATTGATAAAAACTTAAAAAGCTAATGAAATATGGTAGCTGTTGTTTTGGTAAGCTAATTTCTAAAGCTGGAATATTATTTTGATTTATGATTGAATATTGAAATGAATCGCAAAATTTAACGTCTTTGCAGACTTTGATTAATTGTTTACGAGTGGATCTTGATTTTAAACCTACAATATTGATGATGTAAGTTTCAAATTTATCTAACAACATGCAATGACCTCCTATATATATTTAACGTATGTAAATAGCATTGAGCTATATTAATCCCAAAAAAATATTTCGTTCGTTTATACAAACTGATTGTATCACTCTTTTATAATATTATCACTAAGACTTTGGAACTAACTTCGATTTAATTATTTTGTAATATAATCTTAACTGCATTAAAAAATGAATAAGGGAATTGTATTAATCAAATTTATTGTTGATTAGACAATTATTTTTATAACGTTATATGTTGTGATAGTTATAGTTAAATAGAGGCGCATGAAAAGTAATCAGAGCATATGTTAAAATGAACAAGAATTGCACAGGACAAAGGAGTAAACATATGTATAAAGCAGTTGTATTTGATTTCGATGGCACAATTATTGATACTGAAAAACATCTATTTGAAATTATAAATAAACATTTGGAATATCATGGGGTTAAACCGATAACTTTAGCTTTTTATCGTAGTCATATTGGTGGACATGCTCAAGGGTTACACGATTATATTGAAGAACAAATCGGTCTTGAAAAGAAACAAAACATATATGATGAACACAATGAAACAAGCCATGAACTCGATATCATCGATACGGTTTATTCATTGATGAAATATTTAAAACAACGTCATATTCCAATGGCCATTGCTACAAGTAGTTACAGAAAAGAAATATTACCTACAGTAGAAGCATTAGGGTTAGATGATTATATTGATGAAATTGTAGGTAGGGAAGATGTTGAGGCTGTTAAACCTGATCCTGAATTATATTTAACGGCAGTTCAAAGACTCAACTATTCACCGGCACATTGCTTAGCAATTGAAGATTCGGCTAATGGAGCTACCGGAGCTATTAATGCAGGTTTAGATGTAATAATTAATACTAATGAGATGACTGAAGCACAAGATTTTTCATCAATCCCTTATGTTGGAAGAGACTTAACTTTTGATGAAATTGTTGAACGCTTTTTTGAACAGGATAAGGAGTAATTTATGTCTTGGCAAATTATTGTATTTTTTATCGCGGGTCCGGTGATTATAGGTATTGGTAATTTAGTATTGGGGCCTATATTTAGTAAACATATTCCGTTTAAAGTTCAATTACGTTCTTTTATAATAGGTACGGTGATTTATCTCATTTTAGCTACAATTGGTTATTTTTTATTATTACAAGGTAAGATTTAGATTTAAATAATTAAAAAAATAGGTTGAGACGAAAGGTTAACGTCTCAACCTATTTTATATTCAAAACTAAAAATGAATTTCTCAATTTTTAGTTTAATACTTTCATTACATGATTAACTTCAAAATGATGGTAACAATCAATAATACGATAAGAATTAAATCGATACCTACCATTACTGTAAACCGTGTAGCCTTTTGACCTTGGCCTTTAGCTTGTTTCATTGCATTGTAGTTTGGAACTAAACTTAGTATCAATAAAACAATAATTAATATAATACCAATAGTGACAGACATTATTTAGATCCTCCATTCTGCTTTTCAATGAGTTCCCAAGTAAATCCTGCAATAAGACCTACTACGAGACCTACAATCACGCCTATCTCTAAGGTGAAGAATATAGCGCCTATAATAACAAAAATGATTAAAGCAATAGGTAATGTTATACCAAATTTAAGTTTACGTTCATCAGAATCAAATATAGAAAAAACAGCGATGTACAAAATGAAAAATACTACCGTTGCAATTAATGTTCTAATAATTAATGGATTAACTGAATCATGTTTAGCACTAAAAAAATTTAACAGAAAAAATACAACACCAAATATGACTGAAATTTTAGCACTTTTTTTAATCAACGCTTGCATTCATAAATTCTCCTTTTATAATCTATCAAAAGTATATCATAATCTAAATACTAAATTGATTAACTCAAATTACTAAAAATAATACAATCAATTGAAATAAATTAAATATCCAAACATTGCTTTTTGAAAAAAGTGAAATTTTGCAATAAAAAATATTGTAAAAAGTTACTCGCTTTAATTCGCTAAAAGACTATAAAATCAAGGTTTTTAAAAATTTACAAAGACCTATTGCAATAGTATTGAAAGCGATTTCAAAAATTTGTAAAATTTATGTTTTAATTTTGTCAAATTATAGTATAATATCCTCAATAAGGTGAGGGCACTTTTAGAGGGAAAAGAAGGAAAGCAAAAAGAGGGTTTTTCTGTAAGAAATAAAAGTATTCGATCCTTAGATTTAATAGAGATGGGGTTATTTTAATGGATAACAATGAATTACTTAGGGGGCTAAGTGCTCGTCAAATTAGAATGATAGCGCTTGGTGGGACTATCGGTGTTGGTCTATTTATGGGAGCAACAAGTACAATTAAATGGACTGGCCCTTCAGTTATATTTGCGTATTTAATCGCAGGTATCTTTTTATTCTTAATCATGAGAGCAATGGGGGAAATGATTTATTTAAATCCGACAACTGGTTCATTCGCAACATTTGCAAGTGATTACATACATCCAGCAGCAGGTTATATGACAGCATGGAGTAACATATTCCAATGGATTGTTGTAGGTATGAGTGAAGTTATAGCAGTTGGGGAGTATATGAACTATTGGTTCCCGCATTTACCACAGTGGATTCCAGGTGTGGTTGCGGTGTTACTATTATTAGCAGCGAACTTAGCATCAGTTAAAGCATTTGGTGAATTTGAGTTTTGGTTTGCAATGATTAAAGTCGTAACAATCTTATTGATGATTGTTGCAGGTTTAGGGCTTATCTTCTTTGGTATTGGTAACGGAGGCCATCCGATTGGTATTTCTAATTTATGGTCTCACGGTGGATTCATGCCAAATGGCTTAGTAGGTTTCTTCTTTGCATTATCAATTGTTATTGGTTCATACCAAGGAGTTGAATTAATTGGTATTACAGCAGGGGAAACTAAAGACCCACAAAAGAACATTAAAAGTGCAGTTAACGGTGTTATCTGGCGTATTTTAATTTTCTACATTGGAGCGATTTTCGTAATTGTTTCTATCTATCCTTGGAACCAATTAGGAAACATTGGTAGTCCTTTCGTAGCAACATTTGCTAAGATTGGTATTACTTTCGCAGCAGGATTAATTAACTTTGTAGTATTAACAGCTGCATTATCAGGTTGTAACTCTGGTATTTTCAGTGCTAGCCGTATGATTTTTACATTAGCACAAAAAGGTCAAATGCCTAAAATCTTTACGCGAGTAATGAAAAATGGTGTACCATTCTACCCGGTATTAACTATTGCGATTGGTATTTTAGTAGGTGCTTTATTAAATGTTATTTTACCTTTATTCATTAAAGGTGCTGACAGCATTTTCGTATATGTATACAGTGCATCAATCTTACCAGGTATGATTCCTTGGTTTATGATTTTAATTAGTCATATCCGTTTCAGAAAGTTACATCCTGAAAAAGTGGAAGGTCATCCTTTCAAAATGCCTGGCGGTACAATTGCTAGTGCAATAACTATTGTATTCTTATTAGTAGTATTAGTTGGTATGTTATTCAATAAAGAAACTGTAGTATCAGTAGTTATTGGTATTATTTTCTTAGCTGGCGTAACAGTATACTATTTTGTACGTGGTCATCATAAAAATGATGGTTACCGTAAAGTAAAATAAGATGCTAAATTGTCTTAAAAGTAAATAACACATTATTTAAAGGAACTGGAACATCAATTCCAGAAAATAGCCAGTAAATGAGTTTTAAGAATTCATTTACTGGCTTCTTTATTTACAATATCTCGTATTTTTGGCTCACTTTCTTTTCCTCAGCTCTTGCTTGGCTTGTAGATTTTCATGTTGAAAATCTCTTTGCTGGGGCCCCTGTGCAACGCCATTTATTATCTATTTTAGAACTACTTACTTAAGTGCAAATGTACTTATTTTCATTAACATTACTATTCCTCAAGAGTTTCACTATAATATGTTGTATTAATATGTCACTTTCTAGTGGAATAATTTGAAAAACAAGACACTCGTATAATTTATTAAAAGGTTGCGACAACGAAGTCGCAACCTTTTTAATGTTTAAAATCAATGTTAGATAAATATTTACGATAATTATCTAATGCCATTTTTGATTGAGTTATGAAGTCTAATGATGCTTCATAATTTAAGGCGATGTATCGATAAAACAATATATCAATTGTAAACATTTGAGCAAATAAAGATGTTGTAGCACCCATTCGTAATTCATTCTCATCGGAATGACCATAAGTAAGTACGATATCAGAATGTTTAGCAATATGATTATTCTCAGAACTTGTAATCGTAATAATAGGAATATGATAATCTGATACGACTTTGACCATGGCACGCAATTCGCTTTGTTCGCCATTATTTGTTATAAAGACAACACAATCATCTTTGTCATGTGTCGATAACATCGTTGTAAATAGATGTGTTTCTTGAACTAATTGGATATTCAATCCAATACGAGACAGTTTTTGATATAAATCAGTTGCACATACATAAGAAGCACCATATCCAAAGATAAATATAGTATTTGCACGCTTAAACGTTTTGCAAATACGATCTATCGTTGTATTGTCTGTAAATGTGGAACTCTTTTGCAATGCCTCTTCAGCACGTGTATACAA from Staphylococcus taiwanensis includes the following:
- a CDS encoding HAD family hydrolase → MYKAVVFDFDGTIIDTEKHLFEIINKHLEYHGVKPITLAFYRSHIGGHAQGLHDYIEEQIGLEKKQNIYDEHNETSHELDIIDTVYSLMKYLKQRHIPMAIATSSYRKEILPTVEALGLDDYIDEIVGREDVEAVKPDPELYLTAVQRLNYSPAHCLAIEDSANGATGAINAGLDVIINTNEMTEAQDFSSIPYVGRDLTFDEIVERFFEQDKE
- a CDS encoding amino acid permease produces the protein MDNNELLRGLSARQIRMIALGGTIGVGLFMGATSTIKWTGPSVIFAYLIAGIFLFLIMRAMGEMIYLNPTTGSFATFASDYIHPAAGYMTAWSNIFQWIVVGMSEVIAVGEYMNYWFPHLPQWIPGVVAVLLLLAANLASVKAFGEFEFWFAMIKVVTILLMIVAGLGLIFFGIGNGGHPIGISNLWSHGGFMPNGLVGFFFALSIVIGSYQGVELIGITAGETKDPQKNIKSAVNGVIWRILIFYIGAIFVIVSIYPWNQLGNIGSPFVATFAKIGITFAAGLINFVVLTAALSGCNSGIFSASRMIFTLAQKGQMPKIFTRVMKNGVPFYPVLTIAIGILVGALLNVILPLFIKGADSIFVYVYSASILPGMIPWFMILISHIRFRKLHPEKVEGHPFKMPGGTIASAITIVFLLVVLVGMLFNKETVVSVVIGIIFLAGVTVYYFVRGHHKNDGYRKVK
- a CDS encoding MurR/RpiR family transcriptional regulator; amino-acid sequence: MTNILYIIDENYSSFSKNEQKLSRFILNSPQKVIRMSNHEIAQELDISISTMNRFSRKLINTSFQEIKTELETIVPKQVSPYNIELISNESVDTLKKKLYTRAEEALQKSSTFTDNTTIDRICKTFKRANTIFIFGYGASYVCATDLYQKLSRIGLNIQLVQETHLFTTMLSTHDKDDCVVFITNNGEQSELRAMVKVVSDYHIPIITITSSENNHIAKHSDIVLTYGHSDENELRMGATTSLFAQMFTIDILFYRYIALNYEASLDFITQSKMALDNYRKYLSNIDFKH